A region from the Arachis ipaensis cultivar K30076 chromosome B01, Araip1.1, whole genome shotgun sequence genome encodes:
- the LOC107605074 gene encoding uncharacterized protein LOC107605074: MAAMSNLANTMEANDAATMQAVERMGQLAGNGNGNGNGNGERDSNNLGGAPMTLASFVKVHPPTFKGSTNPTKADNWFQAMERALQAQHVSNIQFVEFVVYQLLEEAQHWWQGECRLLQLQNADIPWDIWVFSELVNKARVVEDCEKKVALERDTQRGNNNRGHEKYLQPKGQSFKTGGHTPQHLQGRGNDRRNNYDQDCTSRRNPNAGRNQHQGRVFAVNACDTSQADRLMRDKCLFGDKTLVTLYDTGASHSFIAFDKVEELGLKMSKLAFDLHVHILYQAVVTRSGYRQISFKIEDRNFVHDLMCLPMVGLEKILGFD; this comes from the exons ATGGCGGCAATGTCCAACTTGGCTAATACTATGGAAGCGAATGATGCTGCGACTATGCAAGCTGTGGAAAGGATGGGCCAACTGGCTGGGAACGGGAATGGAAATGGAAATGGGAATGGAGAAAGAGACAGTAACAACTTGGGTGGTGCTCCGATGACCTTGGCTTCATTTGTAAAAGTCCATCCACCGACTTTTAAGGGGTCAACCAACCCTACTAAAGCAGATAATTGGTTCCAGGCCATGGAGCGTGCTCTGCAGGCTCAACATGTTTCAAACATTCAATTTGTAGAGTTTGTAGTGTACCAACTTCTGGAAGAGGCAcaacattggtggcaaggagagtGTCGCTTACTACAACTTCAGAACGCCGACATTCCTTGGGAC ATTTGGGTATTTTCTGAGCTTGTAAACAAAGCAAGGGTGGTGGAGGATTGTGAAAAGAAGGTGGCACTAGAAAGAGACACTCAAAGAGGAAACAACAACCGTGGGCATGAAAAGTACCTTCAGCCTAAGGGTCAGAGCTTCAAGACGGGTGGACACACACCTCAACACCTTCAAGGTAGAGGAAATGATAGGAGGAACAATTATGATCA GGATTGCACTAGTAGAAGGAACCCGAATGCGGGTCGGAACCAACACCAAGGTCGAGTGTTTGCTGTGAATGCCTGTGATACTTCTCAGGCGGATCGGTTGATGAGAGATAAATGTTTATTTGGCGACAAAACATTGGTTACATTGTATGATACTGGAGCCTCGCATTCGTTTATTGCATTTGATAAAGTTGAAGAACTAGGGTTGAAAATGTCAAAATTAGCTTTTGATTTGCATGTGCATATCCTGTATCAGGCAGTTGTGACTAGATCAGGTTATAGGCAAATATCTTTCAAGATTGAGGATAGAAACTTTGTTCATGATTTAATGTGTTTGCCAATGGTTGGGTTGGAGAAGATTTTGGGGTTCGATTAG